ATCCAGCCCTTAAGACCCAGCCGAATTTCCGAAAATATCATTCCTAAAAAGGCGGAAATCATTCCCATAAAAAGAGCATCGATGAGGAGCTTACTCCATTTTTCATCCTTGGACTTCATCTTAATAAGATTTTTTTGCATCTTTGGCAGAAAAAGAGCAATCACGACAATCCCCGAAATTATTCCGAGGGCCATAACCCAAGAAATAGTCGTATAGGCTGTTGCATTTGCAATCGGCTCATCCAAGGGAATGTCTAAAACGGAAGCTGCCGTGCTTGCCGCAGTAAGCTCATAGGTTAAGGCTCCCAGTACCGAAAGGCGGAGCCAAGGCAGGGGAAGCCCTAAAAATTTGGAAAGGCTTATCATGCCGAGAATGATTGAAATGGCGGGGGCAACCGTAAAAACCGCTGCTCCGGAGATAATTTGCTTTATCTTTTTTTGGGACATATTGAGCTCTTTCGCCCGCCTCAAAGCCTTTATCAAAAAGAAGACGGACTGAACTAAAACAAAGAGTATCACAATACCTGCAAACCAAAAGAGCACAGAACTATTAACATCAAACATACATACTCCCATAAAAACTTTTTGCAGGGATTATCAAATCCTGAAAAAAGTTTTTTCACGCAGTTTGTTTACAAACTGCATACAATAATGCGATGTTTTGTACCAAAGGTACAAAACTCGGCAGATAAACAGTGAGGCTGAATTTCTGCCGAACTGTTTATCGTAACTCCCTAATATTACACATCCAGATTTGCATAGACGGCGTTTTCTTCGATGAACTTTCGGCGAGGCTCGACTTCTTCACCCATCAGCGTACTGAAAATTCTGTCGGCTTCGACGGCGTCCGGAAGGGTAACCCTCATCATTTTCCGCCTTGCCGGATCCATAGTTGTTTCCCAAAGCTGGGTTCCGTCCATTTCGCCCAAGCCCTTGTACCGCTGAACGGCTGCATTGTTTCCGCGTCCTATTTGATCCAAAACGGAATCTCTTTCATCATCATTGTAAACATACCATTCTTTTTTATTGTGCGAAATTTTATAAAGAGGCGGCATGGCAATATAGACATAGCCCCTTTCGATAACCTGAGGCATGTACCTAAAAAAGAATGT
The DNA window shown above is from Treponema denticola and carries:
- a CDS encoding DUF5058 family protein encodes the protein MFDVNSSVLFWFAGIVILFVLVQSVFFLIKALRRAKELNMSQKKIKQIISGAAVFTVAPAISIILGMISLSKFLGLPLPWLRLSVLGALTYELTAASTAASVLDIPLDEPIANATAYTTISWVMALGIISGIVVIALFLPKMQKNLIKMKSKDEKWSKLLIDALFMGMISAFLGMIFSEIRLGLKGWIPVFVMFFSAFLMLVCGLIVKKTRAKWLESYAMPISLLGGMAFSIPITMLIA